In one window of Flavobacterium ginsengisoli DNA:
- a CDS encoding sialate O-acetylesterase, with the protein MKKSIIALLTILASLQISAKIKLPALFTDNMMLQQKSNAPIWGWAEKNANIIIKTSWDSKSYKTKADASGKWKTELQTSSFGGPYTIEVSEGNEKVTIKNVLLGEVWLCSGQSNMEMPLKGFQGQPVKNGNEIIVRSTNKNIRLITIPRATVLEPLQDFEGKWEEASPKSTSNFSATAWYFGSLLQEVLNVPVGLIHVSYGGSSMEAWMNQEMLKDFTSAKIPTTKEELAKDPNRVPTTLFNGMLSPVIGYGIKGCIWYQGESNYERASEYTALMKKMVSSWRALWKQGDFPFYYAQIAPFNYASFHPKDYQEKYNSAYLREAQFKASKEIPNAAMAVLMDVGEENNIHPMDKEKGGNRLAFQALARTYGIEGFEFESPKYKSMEIKDGAVTVSFDDVANGITSYDKEVTGFEIAGEDKVFYPAKTVLRRKSVVLTSGKVKNPVAVRYLWKDFAKAELFSAGGLPVSSFRTDEW; encoded by the coding sequence AATTATTGCATTATTAACGATTTTAGCAAGTCTTCAAATCAGTGCAAAAATCAAACTGCCAGCATTGTTTACTGATAACATGATGCTACAGCAAAAATCTAACGCACCAATTTGGGGCTGGGCAGAAAAGAACGCTAACATCATAATCAAAACTTCGTGGGATTCTAAAAGCTATAAAACAAAAGCAGACGCTTCAGGTAAGTGGAAAACAGAATTACAGACTTCTTCTTTTGGTGGCCCATACACGATTGAAGTTTCAGAAGGAAACGAAAAAGTAACCATCAAAAATGTTTTATTAGGTGAAGTTTGGCTTTGTTCAGGACAATCGAATATGGAAATGCCATTGAAAGGATTTCAAGGTCAGCCAGTTAAAAATGGAAACGAAATTATTGTAAGATCGACCAATAAAAACATTCGTTTAATTACGATTCCAAGAGCAACGGTTTTGGAACCTTTGCAAGATTTCGAAGGAAAATGGGAAGAAGCTTCTCCAAAATCGACTTCAAATTTTAGTGCAACAGCTTGGTATTTTGGGTCGCTTTTACAGGAAGTTTTAAATGTTCCGGTTGGATTGATTCATGTTTCGTACGGAGGTTCGAGCATGGAAGCGTGGATGAATCAGGAAATGCTGAAAGATTTTACAAGTGCTAAAATTCCGACCACAAAAGAAGAATTGGCAAAAGATCCGAATCGTGTTCCGACAACTTTATTTAACGGAATGCTTTCGCCTGTAATTGGTTACGGAATTAAAGGCTGTATTTGGTATCAGGGCGAGTCGAATTACGAAAGAGCTTCTGAATATACCGCTTTAATGAAGAAAATGGTCAGCAGTTGGAGAGCGTTATGGAAACAAGGAGATTTTCCGTTTTACTATGCGCAGATCGCACCGTTCAATTATGCTTCTTTTCACCCAAAAGATTATCAGGAAAAATACAATTCAGCTTATTTGAGAGAAGCGCAGTTTAAGGCTTCAAAGGAAATTCCGAATGCAGCAATGGCAGTTTTAATGGATGTTGGAGAAGAAAATAACATTCATCCAATGGACAAAGAAAAAGGAGGGAATCGATTAGCTTTTCAAGCTTTGGCAAGAACATACGGAATTGAAGGTTTCGAATTCGAAAGTCCGAAATACAAATCGATGGAAATAAAAGATGGTGCTGTAACGGTTTCTTTTGATGATGTTGCAAACGGAATTACATCTTATGATAAAGAAGTAACTGGTTTTGAAATAGCAGGAGAAGACAAAGTTTTTTATCCAGCTAAAACTGTGCTCAGAAGAAAATCAGTGGTTTTGACTTCGGGTAAAGTAAAGAATCCTGTTGCGGTAAGATATTTATGGAAGGATTTCGCTAAAGCGGAATTGTTTAGCGCAGGTGGTTTGCCAGTTTCTTCATTTAGAACAGACGAATGGTAA